The genomic stretch AAATGTAACAGGTAATTCTTTCTTATGGCCATTCAATACAGTATATATCCATACGTATTTAGGAAAGTCCTTGTCTGTTGCAGGGCTTATTTTAATGTTTAATTCATTGGCTGGTGTATTTGGAAATATGCTCGGTGGCTGGCTATTTGATAAATTTGGGGGATATAGGTCAATCCTAACTGGTATTAGTATTACATTTTTGTCAATCTTAGGTTTGGTTATTAATCATTCTTGGACATTTTATAGTTGTTTCTTTGTAGTATTAGGGTTTGGAATCGGAATTGTATTTCCTTCAATGTACGCGATGGTTGGAGCAGCATGGCCAGAAGGTGGTCGTAAAGCTTTTAATGCAATCTATGTAGCTCAAAATCTTGGTGTTGCGATTGGGACGGCTTTAGGTGGAATTGTTGCAGACTTTAATATTAATTATATTTTCTCCGCTAATTTGCTATTATATATTGTTTTCTTTCTAGTCGCTCTATTTGGATTTAGAGATATTGGAGTTCCTAAAGTCGTAAATGAAATCCAAGTTGATCAGTCCAAAAAACAAAGATTTTCATTTACTCCTTCAATGAAGGCTTTAATGATTGTTTGTTGTGCGTACGTATTATGTTGGTTAGTTTATGTTCAATGGCAAACTACTATTGCTTCTGAAATGCAAAACCTCCACATAGGATTAAAAAAATATAGTCTATTATGGACTATAAATGGTGCGCTTATTGTATTAGCTCAACCAATTATTTCAAGTACTATTCGTAAATATAAGTTAAGTATGAGAAAGCAAATGCTATTTGGGATTGGATTCTTTATTGCATCAACGATTTTTGTGAGCACAGCTCAGCAGTTCTCAATGTTTATGACTGGTATGATTATTTTAACAATTGGGGAAATGTTTGTTTGGCCAGCGGTTCCAACAATCGCTAACATGCTTGCACCAAAAGATCGTGTTGGAATGTACCAAGGGATTGTGAATAGCGCAGCGACTGTAGGGAGAATGTTAGGACCTGTAATAGGTGGAGCAGTTGTTGATACATTTAATATGAGAGTATTATTTATTGTATTAGTTGTCTTTTTAGGTATTAGTATGATTTTCTCTGTTCTTTATGAAAGACAAGCAAAAAAGGTAGTAAAAGTTGAAAATCAAACTTTGGCTTCTTAAAAATAGGCGATGTATAATTGACCTTTTTCTTTGGTTATAATAAAATGGTATAAATTAAATCTAAATGATCGGCAATGATTGGGAATAGTAGTGAATGTGAAGAGGTTTAGAGAGTTGACGGCTGGTGAAAGTCAATCCATTCTATTCATGAACTCGCCCATAAGCCACATTTGTGAACGGTTATTACCAAGTAATAAATGTCGTGTTCCACGTTACGGAAACAAGTGAATGTATTTTTACATTAATTTGGGTGGTACCGCGGGAAATCCTCTCGTCCCTTTTGGGATGGGGGGATTTTTTTATTTTTTAAAGCGCGAGCCACAGCCGAGCCATTTATATGAAATAAGGAGGCTATAATATGAGTTTTAATCATCGTTCTATTGAACAAAAATGGCAATCGTATTGGTTAGAAAATAAAACGTTTAAAACAACTGACGATACAAGCAGGCCGAAATTTTATGCACTTGATATGTTCCCTTATCCATCTGGAGCGGGATTACATGTTGGT from Arthrobacter citreus encodes the following:
- a CDS encoding MFS transporter; the protein is MPKKLWFLLIGMILNVTGNSFLWPFNTVYIHTYLGKSLSVAGLILMFNSLAGVFGNMLGGWLFDKFGGYRSILTGISITFLSILGLVINHSWTFYSCFFVVLGFGIGIVFPSMYAMVGAAWPEGGRKAFNAIYVAQNLGVAIGTALGGIVADFNINYIFSANLLLYIVFFLVALFGFRDIGVPKVVNEIQVDQSKKQRFSFTPSMKALMIVCCAYVLCWLVYVQWQTTIASEMQNLHIGLKKYSLLWTINGALIVLAQPIISSTIRKYKLSMRKQMLFGIGFFIASTIFVSTAQQFSMFMTGMIILTIGEMFVWPAVPTIANMLAPKDRVGMYQGIVNSAATVGRMLGPVIGGAVVDTFNMRVLFIVLVVFLGISMIFSVLYERQAKKVVKVENQTLAS